Proteins from a genomic interval of Geodermatophilus obscurus DSM 43160:
- a CDS encoding DUF6777 domain-containing protein, which translates to MRSDAIPHGGGTTMWLFASYSRKDETAVRGLISDLQRAHLSVWHDQELRGGDPWWQDILRRIRQCDVFLFLLSDNSLASKPCLTELSYARALGLPILPVQVGPVGNIRLTPVADIQVVDYRERTLAKGMELLDAIQQAVTERHPLPEPLPEPPSVPFEYLLRLGSAIGAAQLTPDQQGDFIRQLREVLETEDDEGVKDDAHELLRALRRRPDITYRNAQAIDRLLADLAAATTPVTVRGASSAGEGPPASPTAADDHEPQKAGAGDVGAGGRPGRRLRTGLHAASSGRPERLRRTRRLLTAGALLLALAALGAIWLLGRGDTIPPSDVVLAQPAADVGPEPFAESAAAGQGEPPISLAGAVSGATPGLYGGTGTNSCNAQGLADFLEKQPTLAAAWGTALGISVEQVRTFLGGLTPVTLRTDTAITNHGFRDDRAVPFQAVLQAGTAVLIDAYGEPKVRCACGNPLQPPEQQADMPYEGPRWPGFEAETVTEIKPAPSPVEEFVVLRQDTGDFVARPQGTQGDQDDHPDTAAEQRARELPTSSAAGSPSDDGGAGEQSNEGGENASGNGTDDSSTVPGENPGTAPGNGSGEGTEDGPDSPSGGTAGDTEDDVQTRDRAVEGVLPGGTDGEAGGGSGTPPGGTDGETGGGSGTPPGGTDGEAGGGSGTPPGGTDGETGGGSGTPPGGTDGETGGGSGTPPGGTDGETGGGSGTPPGGTGGETGGGSGTPPGGTDGETGGGSGTPPGGTDGETGGGSGTPPGGTGGETGGGSGTPPGGTGGETGDGTVLVPGSGDDAGTGDSTVPDADPAD; encoded by the coding sequence ATGAGAAGTGATGCCATCCCGCATGGCGGAGGTACCACCATGTGGCTGTTCGCCAGCTACTCACGCAAGGACGAGACCGCGGTCCGAGGGCTGATCTCGGACCTGCAACGGGCCCACCTGTCCGTGTGGCACGACCAGGAGCTCCGCGGTGGCGACCCGTGGTGGCAGGACATCCTGCGGCGGATCCGTCAGTGCGACGTGTTCCTCTTCCTCCTGTCCGACAACTCCCTGGCGTCCAAGCCGTGCCTGACGGAGCTGTCCTACGCGAGAGCGCTGGGTCTGCCGATCCTGCCCGTGCAGGTCGGCCCGGTGGGGAACATCCGCCTCACCCCGGTCGCCGACATCCAGGTAGTCGACTACCGGGAGCGGACGCTGGCCAAGGGGATGGAGCTGCTCGACGCCATCCAGCAAGCCGTGACTGAGCGGCACCCGCTGCCCGAGCCCCTGCCGGAGCCACCGTCGGTCCCGTTCGAGTACCTACTCCGACTCGGATCGGCGATCGGGGCGGCCCAGCTGACCCCCGACCAGCAGGGCGACTTCATCCGGCAGCTGCGCGAGGTTCTGGAGACGGAAGACGACGAAGGGGTCAAGGACGACGCCCACGAGCTCTTGCGGGCGCTGCGCCGCAGGCCCGACATCACCTACCGGAACGCACAGGCGATCGACCGGCTGCTCGCCGACCTGGCCGCTGCAACCACCCCGGTGACGGTCCGCGGAGCCTCCTCCGCGGGCGAGGGGCCGCCGGCGTCACCGACGGCGGCCGACGACCACGAGCCGCAGAAGGCGGGGGCCGGCGACGTCGGCGCCGGCGGACGTCCGGGTCGCCGGCTGAGGACGGGATTGCACGCCGCGTCGTCCGGCCGACCCGAGCGGCTGCGCCGTACGCGCCGGCTTCTCACCGCGGGCGCGCTCCTGCTCGCACTCGCAGCCCTGGGGGCGATCTGGCTCCTCGGCCGCGGCGACACGATCCCGCCCTCGGATGTCGTCCTCGCCCAGCCTGCTGCCGACGTCGGCCCCGAGCCGTTCGCCGAGTCCGCCGCTGCGGGACAGGGGGAGCCGCCGATCTCCTTGGCGGGCGCAGTCTCCGGGGCGACCCCGGGCCTCTACGGCGGCACGGGGACGAATTCCTGCAACGCCCAGGGCTTGGCAGACTTCCTCGAGAAGCAGCCGACACTGGCAGCGGCATGGGGAACTGCCCTCGGCATCTCGGTCGAACAGGTCCGAACCTTCCTGGGCGGGCTCACTCCGGTGACCCTGCGCACCGACACCGCCATCACCAACCACGGCTTCCGCGATGACAGGGCCGTCCCCTTCCAGGCCGTGCTACAGGCCGGGACGGCGGTGCTCATCGACGCGTACGGCGAGCCGAAGGTCCGATGTGCCTGTGGTAACCCCCTCCAACCGCCGGAACAGCAGGCCGACATGCCCTACGAGGGGCCGCGCTGGCCGGGATTCGAGGCCGAGACCGTCACGGAGATCAAGCCGGCGCCCTCCCCGGTCGAGGAGTTCGTCGTCCTCCGCCAGGACACCGGCGACTTCGTCGCCCGCCCGCAAGGGACCCAGGGAGACCAGGACGACCACCCCGATACCGCCGCCGAGCAACGGGCCCGTGAGTTGCCGACGAGTTCGGCGGCCGGTTCGCCCTCCGACGACGGCGGGGCCGGCGAGCAGTCGAACGAGGGAGGCGAGAACGCGTCCGGCAACGGAACGGACGACTCCAGCACCGTTCCCGGCGAGAACCCCGGCACGGCGCCGGGGAACGGGAGCGGTGAGGGCACCGAGGACGGGCCGGACTCCCCGTCCGGCGGCACCGCCGGCGACACGGAGGACGACGTGCAGACCCGCGACAGGGCCGTGGAGGGAGTCTTGCCCGGCGGCACCGACGGCGAGGCCGGCGGAGGCAGCGGAACCCCGCCCGGCGGCACCGACGGCGAGACCGGCGGAGGCAGCGGAACCCCGCCCGGCGGCACCGACGGCGAGGCCGGCGGAGGCAGCGGAACCCCGCCCGGCGGCACCGACGGCGAGACCGGCGGAGGCAGCGGAACCCCGCCCGGCGGCACCGACGGCGAGACCGGCGGAGGCAGCGGAACCCCGCCCGGCGGCACCGACGGCGAGACCGGCGGAGGCAGCGGAACCCCGCCCGGCGGCACCGGCGGCGAGACCGGCGGAGGCAGCGGAACCCCGCCCGGCGGCACCGACGGCGAGACCGGCGGAGGCAGCGGAACCCCGCCCGGCGGCACCGACGGCGAGACCGGCGGAGGCAGCGGAACCCCGCCCGGCGGCACCGGCGGCGAGACCGGCGGAGGCAGCGGAACCCCGCCCGGCGGCACCGGCGGCGAGACCGGCGACGGGACCGTGCTCGTGCCCGGCAGCGGCGACGACGCCGGCACGGGCGACAGCACCGTGCCCGACGCCGACCCGGCCGACTGA
- a CDS encoding ChaB family protein gives MPKTTKSGDAKQDEIPSTLQRSDEKAQRTFTKAHDSAMDFYDDERRANQTAWAAVKHTHEKVGDHWEPKDHEGPSDAQAEGGRDTNRGTKGGVDANATKEHLMDVAKRLDISGRSTMSKDELVDAIQKANDRATAEARNRS, from the coding sequence ATGCCGAAGACGACGAAGAGCGGCGACGCGAAGCAGGACGAGATCCCCTCGACGCTGCAGCGCTCGGACGAGAAGGCGCAGCGCACCTTCACCAAGGCGCACGACTCGGCGATGGACTTCTACGACGACGAGCGGCGGGCCAACCAGACGGCCTGGGCCGCGGTCAAGCACACGCACGAGAAGGTCGGCGACCACTGGGAGCCCAAGGACCACGAGGGCCCGAGCGACGCCCAGGCCGAGGGCGGCCGGGACACGAACCGTGGGACCAAGGGCGGCGTCGACGCCAACGCCACCAAGGAACACCTGATGGACGTCGCCAAGAGGCTCGACATCAGCGGCCGCTCGACGATGAGCAAGGACGAGCTGGTCGACGCCATCCAGAAGGCCAACGACAGGGCGACCGCCGAGGCGCGGAACAGGAGCTAG
- a CDS encoding PAS domain S-box protein, producing the protein MSDGFPPRGEQDAAADAQPVRTSAPVKAVAVGVRAALLAGVAGLMARRPARRRADVTGALTEARFRALFEASPVGIGLSDERGVFVAVNPAMCRLFGRPAEELLGRSAAPFHHPDDRHVHAASAQLITAAEDGVGRVQKRYVRPDGTVRTAWLTLTHITGPDGRPWTLAHVQDVTERVAAEQALRES; encoded by the coding sequence ATGAGCGACGGGTTCCCGCCACGGGGAGAGCAGGACGCGGCCGCCGACGCCCAGCCGGTGCGGACATCCGCGCCGGTGAAGGCGGTCGCGGTCGGCGTCCGTGCTGCACTGCTGGCCGGCGTCGCCGGGTTGATGGCACGGCGACCAGCTCGCCGGCGCGCCGACGTCACCGGCGCCCTGACCGAGGCCCGTTTCCGGGCCCTGTTCGAGGCGTCCCCGGTGGGTATCGGTCTCTCCGACGAGCGCGGGGTGTTCGTCGCGGTCAACCCGGCGATGTGCCGGCTGTTCGGCCGACCGGCCGAGGAGCTCCTGGGCCGGTCCGCCGCACCGTTCCACCACCCTGACGACCGACATGTGCATGCGGCGTCGGCCCAGCTGATCACCGCCGCGGAGGATGGGGTCGGGCGGGTGCAGAAGCGCTACGTGCGCCCCGACGGCACGGTCCGGACGGCGTGGCTGACCCTGACCCACATCACGGGCCCTGACGGGCGGCCGTGGACGCTGGCCCACGTGCAGGACGTCACGGAGCGGGTGGCCGCCGAGCAGGCGCTGCGCGAGTCGTAG
- a CDS encoding GGDEF domain-containing protein, translating to MLAVARLVRRIRSGVDVRGTILEAVRALGGASSAHLVEYEDACGSPGARTGEGPAAASSLVVTASVGVDMTGTRTPIDATSVYVEVVRSGRPLFLADPAADPLFAGDLLAASGARSVLVHPVQSGDATLGVLVVAWNERIDSVSDQRAATVDLLADETALALDNEVLLRRLERTAATDALTGLPNRRSWEADLPALIASARRTGAPLSIAVADLDHFKVYNDTFGHQAGDDLLRRFAAVCTEVLREPDVVARWGGEEFVIALPACPEAHAQRVLDRLRAAVPEGQTCSIGLAVWDGVESPDALLARADAALYRAKALGRDTVASAAVGSNSGPSILTSSSDS from the coding sequence GTGCTGGCCGTCGCGCGGCTGGTGCGGCGCATCCGCTCCGGGGTCGACGTCCGCGGCACGATCCTGGAGGCGGTCCGGGCCCTCGGCGGTGCCAGCTCGGCCCACCTGGTCGAGTACGAGGACGCCTGTGGGAGCCCGGGCGCGCGAACCGGCGAGGGGCCCGCCGCAGCGTCGAGCCTCGTGGTGACCGCCAGCGTGGGCGTCGACATGACGGGCACGCGCACACCGATCGACGCCACCTCCGTCTACGTCGAGGTGGTACGCAGCGGCCGACCGCTGTTCCTGGCCGACCCGGCCGCGGATCCGCTGTTCGCGGGCGACCTGCTGGCGGCGTCCGGCGCGCGGTCGGTGCTGGTCCATCCGGTGCAGTCCGGTGACGCCACGCTGGGTGTGCTCGTGGTCGCCTGGAACGAGCGAATCGACTCCGTGTCCGACCAGCGGGCGGCCACGGTGGACCTGCTCGCCGACGAGACCGCTCTCGCGCTGGACAACGAGGTCCTGCTGCGCAGGCTCGAGCGCACGGCGGCCACCGACGCCCTCACCGGCCTGCCCAACCGCCGGTCGTGGGAGGCGGACCTGCCCGCCCTGATCGCGTCCGCCCGGCGCACCGGCGCGCCGCTCAGCATCGCGGTGGCAGACCTCGACCACTTCAAGGTCTACAACGACACCTTCGGCCACCAGGCCGGTGACGACCTGCTGCGCCGCTTCGCCGCTGTGTGCACAGAAGTCCTGCGCGAGCCGGACGTCGTGGCCCGCTGGGGGGGTGAGGAGTTCGTCATCGCCCTGCCCGCCTGCCCTGAGGCACACGCGCAGCGGGTGCTCGACCGGCTGCGCGCAGCAGTGCCCGAGGGACAGACCTGCAGCATCGGCCTCGCGGTCTGGGACGGCGTGGAGAGCCCTGACGCGCTGCTGGCCCGCGCCGACGCGGCGCTGTACCGGGCGAAGGCGCTGGGGCGGGACACCGTGGCCTCGGCTGCGGTGGGCAGCAACTCCGGACCATCGATCCTGACGAGCTCGTCGGACTCGTGA